AGCTCCAAACCGAGATCCGCACAACGATTGATGATCTGCGTCGTCTAACAGCAACGGTGGAAAAGCTGCAGAGCACGATAGATGAGAGAAATCGAAATCAAGACTCGACGATGGATGAAATCAAACTCGTCTTACAACAACTATTGCAAAATTCCACTCAGACATTTGGAAGTCCTTCGAACTCAAATTCCACAGTTAGAGTTCATCCGCTACATTCTACGAACTCGGTAAAAGACATTTCTCTCGGTTTTCCGCACTTCGATGGCTCCACCCCAGTTTTAGAATGGATTTTTAAAGTAGATAAGTTCTTCAACTACCACAACACACCTGATGCTGAGCGGGTTGAAATAGCTTATATGCATTTTGAGAATGACGTGGTGCTATGGTTCCAAATGTTCCAGAAGATTGAAGTGGTCACAACCTGGACAGCGTTGAAGCGTGCTCTGGAATCTCAATTTGGGCCCTCTCCCTTTGATTGTCCAATGACAGAACTGTTTAAGCTCCAACAGCAAGGCTCGGTATCATATTACTATATGAAATTTATGTTGCTTGCAAATCGCTGTGAGGGTTTAACCGAGGAAGCTATTTTAAATTGCTTTATGAGTGGTTTAAATGTTGATATTAGAAGAGATGTGATTGCCTTGACTCCAACAAACCTATTACGAGCAGTAGCATTAGCTAAACTATATGAAGAGAAATATATGCCAGGAACCAAGCCTACCCCTAATTACACCATTCGATACATAACTTCTCCGAAAGTAACTACGTCCAGGGTTCAAAACACAACAAGGACCATCCTACCAGCTTCCAAATCTTCCTTACCTCCGTTGTTACCTAACCCACTAGGACCGCCATTAAGAAACCCCAATGTCAAAAGAATAAGCCCAGCAGAAATGCAAATACGAAGAGAGAAGGGTCTATGTTATTTCTGTGATGAGAAATTCTCTTTTAATCCCAAGTGCCCAAACAAGCAATGTTTTGTCCTACAATTGGGGGAGGACGAATCAGATAATATGGAACTAGAGACTGAGTTACCCCAAGACAAGGAAGCAACTGGAAACGAAGATCATCACCTATCTTTGAATGCCTTGAAAGGTGGTTTCGGAGTAGGGACAATTCGATTCACAACACATATTGGAACTATGTCAGTCAAAGTATTGATTGATGGAGGCAGTTCTGATAATTTCTTACAACCAAGGGTTGTGAAATTTTTGAAACTTCCCGTGGTGATGACTCCTTCATTCAAAGTAATGGTTGGTAATGGGAATTACATGGAATCTGAGGGCTTAATACAAAATTTGACTTTAATAGCACAGGGCAATGTTTTCACATTATCAGTGTTTCTTTTATCATTCTCTAGTGCTGATCTCATCCTTGGTGCAAATTGGTTGAAGACAATTGGCCCCCACTTAGCAGATTATGATTCGCTGCAAATCAAGTTTTTGCAGGATGGTCGCTTCACTACATTACAAGGTGACCGAGACATGTTACCTAAAACAGCTCAACTACATCACATAAGGAGAATGATGGACATTAATGCCCTAGATGAGATATATAGTATGCAGATGGTCCATCAAGCCACTCAAAATTTTCCTCTATTTGAACTTCTAGAGGACATGGAGCCAGACTTGGTGAAATTATTACACAATTACAGCATTGTCTTTAGCCAACCGTGTGGACTACCTCCACCAAGGAGTCATGATCACTCTATTCCTTTGTTAGAAGGATCAAATCCAGTCAAGGTGAAGCCCTATAGATATCCACACAATcaaaaggaagaaattgaaaatttggtGGAAGGTATGTTAAAAGAGGGCATTCTACAACCCAGCAACAGTCCTTTTTCATCTCCAATTATTTTAGTCAAGAAGAAAGATGGCACATGGAGGGTTTGCACAGACTATAGAGCCTTGAATGCTATAACAATTAAGGACAGTTTCCCAATTCCAACAGTGGATGAACTTATTGATGAGTTGTATGGAGCTCGTTATTTTTCCAAGCTGGATTTACGGTCTAGATACCACCAAATTTTACTGAAACCAGAGGACCGACATAAAACTGCATTCAGGACTCATCAAGGACTCTACGAATGGTTGGTTGTGCCATTCGGGTTGTCCAATGCGCCAACAACATTTCAAAGTTTAATGAATCAAATCTTTAAGGGTGTATTGAGAAGATTTGTCCTagttttctttgatgatatattgGTCTACAGTTCAAGCTGGAAAGACCACCTATACCATCTAGAAGTGGTGCTGAGGATTCTTCAACAGAATCAATTATTTGCTAAGTTCTCTAAATGCAGCTTTGGAGTGCAGCAGATCAGGTATCTCGGTCACACATTGGTAGGAAATGGAATTGCTATGGAGTCTGAAAAGTTGGAGGCAGTAAAAAATTGGCCGAAACCTACAACACTTAAACAGTTGCGAGGTTTTTTAGGATTAACGGGCTATTACAGAAGATTTGTCAAAAGTTATGCCCAAATAGCTACACCATTGacttatttattaaagaaagatTCATTTAAGTGGAGTACAACAACATACAAGGCTTTTCAAGACTTGAAGCTAGCCCTTACCActgtgatggacaaatttatgagcaccaaaatatgatgtcacaaacttgtttttcaatcggcaagtatgaccgaatcgttcaagtaataaacttggtaagaccaagtatcgttcttcccaaaggactcacggcctagtttagttatgtgatttcttgattagctaagacttaaagacgaaatatttggagtttaatatgcaagacagaaaataaacatgtatgcatgaagttttgatcaatgctaaaacaaaagacacacactttcaatggaatatattaatgaatatgttgttgggggtcaatttcatcttatccactctcatatattttaggaattcaacattcaaatcatcattgttaatgccactctctaaagtacctttctagaaggcttctccccaatcacgagttcatacaattcctagcattcctaatgatcagttcataagtgcaggagcttaacgacaaccaatatcatattgggagaaattccccggatctagacttccccgtacgttcccgtatcgacaaaaccaataatcatgcatcgaatgagttaaacaatgcaagcattaagcaaagaggaaaaaccctaactaatgatgaaagaaagcataaatcttagattaagatgcaagcataaattccatatatgaga
The Vigna angularis cultivar LongXiaoDou No.4 chromosome 5, ASM1680809v1, whole genome shotgun sequence genome window above contains:
- the LOC108339268 gene encoding uncharacterized protein LOC108339268; the protein is MTENTRLKELQTEIRTTIDDLRRLTATVEKLQSTIDERNRNQDSTMDEIKLVLQQLLQNSTQTFGSPSNSNSTVRVHPLHSTNSVKDISLGFPHFDGSTPVLEWIFKVDKFFNYHNTPDAERVEIAYMHFENDVVLWFQMFQKIEVVTTWTALKRALESQFGPSPFDCPMTELFKLQQQGSVSYYYMKFMLLANRCEGLTEEAILNCFMSGLNVDIRRDVIALTPTNLLRAVALAKLYEEKYMPGTKPTPNYTIRYITSPKVTTSRVQNTTRTILPASKSSLPPLLPNPLGPPLRNPNVKRISPAEMQIRREKGLCYFCDEKFSFNPKCPNKQCFVLQLGEDESDNMELETELPQDKEATGNEDHHLSLNALKGGFGVGTIRFTTHIGTMSVKVLIDGGSSDNFLQPRVVKFLKLPVVMTPSFKVMVGNGNYMESEGLIQNLTLIAQGNVFTLSVFLLSFSSADLILGANWLKTIGPHLADYDSLQIKFLQDGRFTTLQGDRDMLPKTAQLHHIRRMMDINALDEIYSMQMVHQATQNFPLFELLEDMEPDLVKLLHNYSIVFSQPCGLPPPRSHDHSIPLLEGSNPVKVKPYRYPHNQKEEIENLVEGMLKEGILQPSNSPFSSPIILVKKKDGTWRVCTDYRALNAITIKDSFPIPTVDELIDELYGARYFSKLDLRSRYHQILLKPEDRHKTAFRTHQGLYEWLVVPFGLSNAPTTFQSLMNQIFKGVLRRFVLVFFDDILVYSSSWKDHLYHLEVVLRILQQNQLFAKFSKCSFGVQQIRFIIKTDQKSLKELLEQTLQTPEQQQ